One Pongo pygmaeus isolate AG05252 chromosome 10, NHGRI_mPonPyg2-v2.0_pri, whole genome shotgun sequence genomic window carries:
- the GPRC5A gene encoding retinoic acid-induced protein 3 — protein sequence MATTVPDGCHSGLKSKYYRLCDKAEAWGIVLETVATAGVVTSVAFMLALPILICKVQDSNRRKMLPTQFLFLLGVLGIFGLTFAFVIRLDGSTGPTRFFLFGILFSICFSCLLAHALNLTKLVRGRKPLSLLVILGLAVGFSLVQDVIAIEYIVLTMNRTNVNVFSELSAPRRNEDFVLLLIYVLFLMVLTFLMSSFTFCGSFTGWKRHGAHVYLTMLLSIAIWVAWITLLMIPDFDRRWDDTILSSALAANGWVFLLAYVSPEFWLLTKQRNPMDYPVEDAFCKPQLMKKSYGVENRAYSQEEITQGFEETGDTLYAPYSTHFQLQNQPPQKEFSIPRAHAWPSPYKNYEGKKEGS from the exons ATGGCTACAACAGTCCCTGATGGTTGCCACAGTGGCCTGAAATCCAAGTACTACAGACTTTGTGATAAGGCTGAAGCTTGGGGCATCGTCCTAGAAACAGTGGCCACAGCTGGGGTTGTGACCTCGGTGGCCTTCATGCTCGCTCTCCCGATCCTCATCTGCAAGGTGCAGGACTCCAACAGGCGAAAAATGCTGCCTACTCAgtttctcttcctcctgggtgTGTTGGGCATCTTTGGCCTCACCTTTGCCTTCGTCATCAGACTGGATGGGAGCACAGGGCCCACACGCTTCTTCCTCTTTGGGATCCTCTTTTCCATCTGcttctcctgcctgctggctcaTGCTCTCAATCTGACCAAGCTCGTCCGAGGGAGGAAGCCGCTTTCCCTGTTGGTGATTCTAGGTCTGGCCGTGGGCTTCAGCCTAGTCCAGGATGTCATTGCTATTGAATATATTGTCCTGACCATGAATAGGACCAACGTCAATGTCTTTTCTGAGCTTTCTGCTCCTCGTCGCAATGAAGACTTTGTCCTCCTGCTCATCTACGTCCTCTTCTTGATGGTGCTGACCTTCCTCATGTCCTCCTTTACCTTCTGTGGTTCCTTCACGGGCTGGAAGAGACATGGGGCCCATGTCTACCTCACGATGCTCCTCTCCATTGCCATCTGGGTGGCCTGGATCACCCTGCTCATGATTCCTGACTTTGACCGCAGGTGGGATGACACCATCCTCAGCTCTGCTTTGGCTGCCAATGGCTGGGTGTTCCTGTTGGCTTATGTTAGTCCCGAGTTTTGGCTGCTCACAAAGCAACGAAACCCCATGGATTATCCTGTTGAGGATGCTTTCTGTAAACCTCAACTCATGAAGAAGAGCTATGGTGTGGAGAACAGAGCCTACTCTCAAGAGGAAATCACTCAAG GTTTTGAAGAGACAGGGGACACGCTCTATGCCCCCTATTCCACACATTTTCAGCTACAg AACCAGCCTCCCCAAAAGGAATTCTCCATCCCACGGGCCCACGCTTGGCCGAGCCCTTACAAAAactatgaaggaaagaaagagggcagCTAA